One stretch of Zingiber officinale cultivar Zhangliang chromosome 6B, Zo_v1.1, whole genome shotgun sequence DNA includes these proteins:
- the LOC121992053 gene encoding uncharacterized protein LOC121992053 isoform X1, whose product MGSLASLSKWNPEDDILLKNAVEAGASLESLAKGAVCFSQRFTLKELQDRWHSLVFAPETSSGASTRMLEYEEFATCYPNKVNRACSIKGKYLESRKRKVKSVRSLYYAKRKRIRSKPFESSNRDFAHYSDIANGSIYGCGDQLNLQNQHHEDNIFPAEHILNCHESSQTGYDNEQGVFPEILRFTSNTIRGSDAHPTCHTEHIGSVEDECCPNGIVDRGYLYDFKDNVSLELVDKEQLNNEFLEENLPSFHVSNDDLEDKLIQPLPTDDSCDKDATDTKPLVATSKSENYDAIQENNNTGTHIPGSGDTVHQVGCSSTLPVVPPLGEIRNIPLENMPMDMHLESSGVVGVDANIDKLGCSNMSSNATRGDVISDVGLSSPMIQENDLMDFSSAFMDFSGDDGLMFVDIGEKDTGDSSCLNGLSSIFLSSPSDSHEDCPANSNDPEDIVNLDGFIKIPDGGFLDEASKDSHQVDFLYKNDLIDQYSLQNVPVVSSEVSLSAEHHQGPLICTLNTEDHDIPCNDDFLLPTQTATQFSSPTKSLSRNVECSLGDFGKIVQEQLPNPQPIVSSTALLPSSLPKVGFLHLSNDGRLEAKSFERTIMAGVSGDAGFDANERKACIQPILSHSVAGGSLHGENATHNLEKHCNFDASINPSLDNSAPGHDRDKHYTLIAGGCKPEFDIQGTIENYAPPHSELAMSNLGNSQPIPALSTSDQEVQDSEIEDDVPYFADVEALILDMDLGPYDQESCLFTKEVSLYQPLESRKAMMKLEQGARSFMNRKISVHDSFAVFYGRFMKYFFKKREVLLGRGTSEREVDIDLREEGHVNKISRRQAIFKMEEDGSIFLKNIGKCPIFVNSKEVATKKRILLDSSSLIEIRDFTFMFEVNESAVRQYVARAAAAHQSQVLKFDWLPDEKP is encoded by the exons ATGGGATCTCTCGCATCACTGTCGAAGTGGAACCCGGAGGATGATATCCTGCTCAAGAATGCTGTAGAA GCAGGTGCATCTTTGGAGTCATTAGCTAAAGGTGCAGTGTGTTTTTCCCAGAGGTTCACCCTTAAAGAATTGCAAGACCGTTGGCATTCTCTCGTTTTTGCTCCTGAAACCTCATCAGGGGCCTCAACTCGTATGCTCGAATATGAGGAGTTTGCTACATGTTATCCTAACAAAGTTAACCGAGCTTGCAGCATAAAAGGGAAATATTTGGAATCCAGGAAAAGAAAAGTGAAGAGTGTGAGAAGTCTTTACTATGCCAAGAGGAAGCGTATCAGAAGCAAACCATTTGAGTCAAGTAATCGTGACTTTGCACACTATTCAGACATAGCTAATGGAAGTATTTATGGCTGTGGAGATCAATTAAACCTTCAGAATCAACATCATGAAGATAATATTTTTCCAGCTGAACATATATTGAACTGCCATGAGTCCTCACAGACCGGTTATGACAATGAACAAGGTGTCTTTCCTGAAATACTTAGGTTTACCTCTAATACTATAAGGGGTTCTGATGCTCATCCTACCTGCCACACTGAGCATATTGGTTCAGTTGAAGATGAATGTTGTCCCAATGGAATAGTGGATAGGGGCTATCTATATGATTTCAAAGATAATGTTTCACTCGAGTTAGTTGACAAAGAACAGTTGAACAATGAGTTTTTGGAGGAGAATCTACCTTCATTCCATGTTTCTAACGATGATCTTGAAGACAAATTGATCCAACCATTGCCTACTGATGACTCATGTGACAAAGATGCAACAGACACAAAACCCTTAGTTGCTACTTCTAAAAGTGAGAATTATGATGCTATTCAAGAAAACAATAACACGGGCACACATATTCCTGGATCAGGAGACACAGTCCATCAGGTTGGATGTTCATCTACTTTACCTGTTGTGCCTCCTTTAGGGGAAATTAGAAACATTCCCTTAGAAAATATGCCTATGGATATGCATCTTGAAAGCTCAGGAGTTGTTGGAGTTGATGCTAACATTGATAAATTAGGATGCAGTAATATGTCCTCAAATGCCACTCGGGGTGATGTTATCTCTGATGTTGGATTAAGTTCACCTATGATCCAAGAAAATGACCTCATGGATTTCTCTAGTGCATTCATGGATTTTTCTGGTGATGATGGTCTCATGTTTGTTGATATTGGCGAAAAAGATACTGGAGATTCATCTTGTCTAAATGGACTAAGCTCCATTTTCTTAAGTTCTCCTAGTGATTCACACGAAGATTGTCCAGCTAATTCAAATGATCCAGAAGATATAGTGAACTTGGATGGTTTTATTAAGATTCCTGATGGAGGCTTTCTTGATGAAGCAAGCAAAGACAGTCATCAGGTTGATTTCCTCTATAAGAATGATCTAATTGACCAATATTCCTTGCAAAATGTGCCAGTTGTATCTTCAGAAGTCtcactttctgctgaacatcatCAAGGACCTCTAATTTGCACACTGAACACTGAGGACCATGATATACCATGCAATGATGATTTTCTTTTACCTACTCAAACAGCGACGCAATTCTCTTCGCCTACTAAATCATTGTCTAGAAATGTTGAGTGTTCTTTAGGGGATTTTGGCAAAATAGTACAGGAACAACTACCAAATCCACAACCAATTGTGTCTAGCACTGCATTACTGCCTTCTTCGTTACCCAAAGTAGGATTCTTGCACTTATCTAATGATGGCAGGCTAGAAGCTAAATCGTTTGAAAGGACCATCATGGCTGGTGTATCTGGAGATGCAGGCTTTGATGCTAATGAAAGAAAGGCTTGCATACAGCCTATATTATCACATTCTGTGGCAGGTGGTTCTTTGCATGGAGAAAATGCAACTCATAATTTAGAAAAACATTGTAACTTTGATGCTTCTATCAATCCATCTCTGGATAATTCAGCCCCTGGACATGATCGTGATAAACATTACACATTAATAGCTGGTGGTTGTAAACCTGAATTTGATATACAAGGTACCATAGAAAATTATGCTCCACCGCATTCAGAACTAGCTATGTCTAACTTGGGCAATTCACAACCCATCCCAGCTCTCTCTACTTCAGATCAAGAGGTTCAGGATTCTGAAATTGAAGATGATGTACCCTATTTTGCTGATGTTGAAGCATTG ATACTTGATATGGATCTAGGTCCATATGATCAAGAATCTTGTCTATTTACCAAAGAAG TTTCACTTTATCAGCCTCTAGAGAGCAGGAAGGCAATGATGAAGTTGGAGCAAGGCGCCCGTTCTTTTATGAACAGGAAAATATCAGTGCACGATTCGTTTGCAGTTTTTTATGGTCGCTTTATGAAGTACTTCTTTAAAAAGCGTGAG GTTCTACTTGGGAGAGGGACAAGTGAAAGAGAAGTTGATATTGACTTGAGAGAAGAAGGACATGTTAATAAGATATCTCGACGCCAG GCAATATTTAAGATGGAAGAAGATGGATCCATTTTCTTAAAGAACATCGGCAAATGTCCTATCTTTGTCAACAGCAAAGAAGTTGCAACAAAAAAAAGGATACTTTTAGATTCTAGTTCATTGATTGAG ATCAGAGATTTCACCTTCATGTTTGAGGTGAATGAGAGTGCTGTGAGGCAGTATGTTGCCAGGGCAGCAGCGGCCCATCAAAGCCAGGTTTTGAAATTTGACTGGTTACCTGATGAGAAACCATAA
- the LOC121992053 gene encoding uncharacterized protein LOC121992053 isoform X2, with product MGSLASLSKWNPEDDILLKNAVEAGASLESLAKGAVCFSQRFTLKELQDRWHSLVFAPETSSGASTRMLEYEEFATCYPNKVNRACSIKGKYLESRKRKVKSVRSLYYAKRKRIRSKPFESSNRDFAHYSDIANGSIYGCGDQLNLQNQHHEDNIFPAEHILNCHESSQTGYDNEQGVFPEILRFTSNTIRGSDAHPTCHTEHIGSVEDECCPNGIVDRGYLYDFKDNVSLELVDKEQLNNEFLEENLPSFHVSNDDLEDKLIQPLPTDDSCDKDATDTKPLVATSKSENYDAIQENNNTGTHIPGSGDTVHQVGCSSTLPVVPPLGEIRNIPLENMPMDMHLESSGVVGVDANIDKLGCSNMSSNATRGDVISDVGLSSPMIQENDLMDFSSAFMDFSGDDGLMFVDIGEKDTGDSSCLNGLSSIFLSSPSDSHEDCPANSNDPEDIVNLDGFIKIPDGGFLDEASKDSHQVDFLYKNDLIDQYSLQNVPVVSSEVSLSAEHHQGPLICTLNTEDHDIPCNDDFLLPTQTATQFSSPTKSLSRNVECSLGDFGKIVQEQLPNPQPIVSSTALLPSSLPKVGFLHLSNDGRLEAKSFERTIMAGVSGDAGFDANERKACIQPILSHSVAGGSLHGENATHNLEKHCNFDASINPSLDNSAPGHDRDKHYTLIAGGCKPEFDIQALSTSDQEVQDSEIEDDVPYFADVEALILDMDLGPYDQESCLFTKEVSLYQPLESRKAMMKLEQGARSFMNRKISVHDSFAVFYGRFMKYFFKKREVLLGRGTSEREVDIDLREEGHVNKISRRQAIFKMEEDGSIFLKNIGKCPIFVNSKEVATKKRILLDSSSLIEIRDFTFMFEVNESAVRQYVARAAAAHQSQVLKFDWLPDEKP from the exons ATGGGATCTCTCGCATCACTGTCGAAGTGGAACCCGGAGGATGATATCCTGCTCAAGAATGCTGTAGAA GCAGGTGCATCTTTGGAGTCATTAGCTAAAGGTGCAGTGTGTTTTTCCCAGAGGTTCACCCTTAAAGAATTGCAAGACCGTTGGCATTCTCTCGTTTTTGCTCCTGAAACCTCATCAGGGGCCTCAACTCGTATGCTCGAATATGAGGAGTTTGCTACATGTTATCCTAACAAAGTTAACCGAGCTTGCAGCATAAAAGGGAAATATTTGGAATCCAGGAAAAGAAAAGTGAAGAGTGTGAGAAGTCTTTACTATGCCAAGAGGAAGCGTATCAGAAGCAAACCATTTGAGTCAAGTAATCGTGACTTTGCACACTATTCAGACATAGCTAATGGAAGTATTTATGGCTGTGGAGATCAATTAAACCTTCAGAATCAACATCATGAAGATAATATTTTTCCAGCTGAACATATATTGAACTGCCATGAGTCCTCACAGACCGGTTATGACAATGAACAAGGTGTCTTTCCTGAAATACTTAGGTTTACCTCTAATACTATAAGGGGTTCTGATGCTCATCCTACCTGCCACACTGAGCATATTGGTTCAGTTGAAGATGAATGTTGTCCCAATGGAATAGTGGATAGGGGCTATCTATATGATTTCAAAGATAATGTTTCACTCGAGTTAGTTGACAAAGAACAGTTGAACAATGAGTTTTTGGAGGAGAATCTACCTTCATTCCATGTTTCTAACGATGATCTTGAAGACAAATTGATCCAACCATTGCCTACTGATGACTCATGTGACAAAGATGCAACAGACACAAAACCCTTAGTTGCTACTTCTAAAAGTGAGAATTATGATGCTATTCAAGAAAACAATAACACGGGCACACATATTCCTGGATCAGGAGACACAGTCCATCAGGTTGGATGTTCATCTACTTTACCTGTTGTGCCTCCTTTAGGGGAAATTAGAAACATTCCCTTAGAAAATATGCCTATGGATATGCATCTTGAAAGCTCAGGAGTTGTTGGAGTTGATGCTAACATTGATAAATTAGGATGCAGTAATATGTCCTCAAATGCCACTCGGGGTGATGTTATCTCTGATGTTGGATTAAGTTCACCTATGATCCAAGAAAATGACCTCATGGATTTCTCTAGTGCATTCATGGATTTTTCTGGTGATGATGGTCTCATGTTTGTTGATATTGGCGAAAAAGATACTGGAGATTCATCTTGTCTAAATGGACTAAGCTCCATTTTCTTAAGTTCTCCTAGTGATTCACACGAAGATTGTCCAGCTAATTCAAATGATCCAGAAGATATAGTGAACTTGGATGGTTTTATTAAGATTCCTGATGGAGGCTTTCTTGATGAAGCAAGCAAAGACAGTCATCAGGTTGATTTCCTCTATAAGAATGATCTAATTGACCAATATTCCTTGCAAAATGTGCCAGTTGTATCTTCAGAAGTCtcactttctgctgaacatcatCAAGGACCTCTAATTTGCACACTGAACACTGAGGACCATGATATACCATGCAATGATGATTTTCTTTTACCTACTCAAACAGCGACGCAATTCTCTTCGCCTACTAAATCATTGTCTAGAAATGTTGAGTGTTCTTTAGGGGATTTTGGCAAAATAGTACAGGAACAACTACCAAATCCACAACCAATTGTGTCTAGCACTGCATTACTGCCTTCTTCGTTACCCAAAGTAGGATTCTTGCACTTATCTAATGATGGCAGGCTAGAAGCTAAATCGTTTGAAAGGACCATCATGGCTGGTGTATCTGGAGATGCAGGCTTTGATGCTAATGAAAGAAAGGCTTGCATACAGCCTATATTATCACATTCTGTGGCAGGTGGTTCTTTGCATGGAGAAAATGCAACTCATAATTTAGAAAAACATTGTAACTTTGATGCTTCTATCAATCCATCTCTGGATAATTCAGCCCCTGGACATGATCGTGATAAACATTACACATTAATAGCTGGTGGTTGTAAACCTGAATTTGATATACAAG CTCTCTCTACTTCAGATCAAGAGGTTCAGGATTCTGAAATTGAAGATGATGTACCCTATTTTGCTGATGTTGAAGCATTG ATACTTGATATGGATCTAGGTCCATATGATCAAGAATCTTGTCTATTTACCAAAGAAG TTTCACTTTATCAGCCTCTAGAGAGCAGGAAGGCAATGATGAAGTTGGAGCAAGGCGCCCGTTCTTTTATGAACAGGAAAATATCAGTGCACGATTCGTTTGCAGTTTTTTATGGTCGCTTTATGAAGTACTTCTTTAAAAAGCGTGAG GTTCTACTTGGGAGAGGGACAAGTGAAAGAGAAGTTGATATTGACTTGAGAGAAGAAGGACATGTTAATAAGATATCTCGACGCCAG GCAATATTTAAGATGGAAGAAGATGGATCCATTTTCTTAAAGAACATCGGCAAATGTCCTATCTTTGTCAACAGCAAAGAAGTTGCAACAAAAAAAAGGATACTTTTAGATTCTAGTTCATTGATTGAG ATCAGAGATTTCACCTTCATGTTTGAGGTGAATGAGAGTGCTGTGAGGCAGTATGTTGCCAGGGCAGCAGCGGCCCATCAAAGCCAGGTTTTGAAATTTGACTGGTTACCTGATGAGAAACCATAA
- the LOC121992053 gene encoding uncharacterized protein LOC121992053 isoform X3: MGSLASLSKWNPEDDILLKNAVEAGASLESLAKGAVCFSQRFTLKELQDRWHSLVFAPETSSGASTRMLEYEEFATCYPNKVNRACSIKGKYLESRKRKVKSVRSLYYAKRKRIRSKPFESSNRDFAHYSDIANGSIYGCGDQLNLQNQHHEDNIFPAEHILNCHESSQTGYDNEQGVFPEILRFTSNTIRGSDAHPTCHTEHIGSVEDECCPNGIVDRGYLYDFKDNVSLELVDKEQLNNEFLEENLPSFHVSNDDLEDKLIQPLPTDDSCDKDATDTKPLVATSKSENYDAIQENNNTGTHIPGSGDTVHQVGCSSTLPVVPPLGEIRNIPLENMPMDMHLESSGVVGVDANIDKLGCSNMSSNATRGDVISDVGLSSPMIQENDLMDFSSAFMDFSGDDGLMFVDIGEKDTGDSSCLNGLSSIFLSSPSDSHEDCPANSNDPEDIVNLDGFIKIPDGGFLDEASKDSHQVDFLYKNDLIDQYSLQNVPVVSSEVSLSAEHHQGPLICTLNTEDHDIPCNDDFLLPTQTATQFSSPTKSLSRNVECSLGDFGKIVQEQLPNPQPIVSSTALLPSSLPKVGFLHLSNDGRLEAKSFERTIMAGVSGDAGFDANERKACIQPILSHSVAGGSLHGENATHNLEKHCNFDASINPSLDNSAPGHDRDKHYTLIAGGCKPEFDIQGTIENYAPPHSELAMSNLGNSQPIPALSTSDQEVQDSEIEDDVPYFADVEALILDMDLGPYDQESCLFTKEVSLYQPLESRKAMMKLEQGARSFMNRKISVHDSFAVFYGRFMKYFFKKREVLLGRGTSEREVDIDLREEGHVNKISRRQISKCGSQESQS; this comes from the exons ATGGGATCTCTCGCATCACTGTCGAAGTGGAACCCGGAGGATGATATCCTGCTCAAGAATGCTGTAGAA GCAGGTGCATCTTTGGAGTCATTAGCTAAAGGTGCAGTGTGTTTTTCCCAGAGGTTCACCCTTAAAGAATTGCAAGACCGTTGGCATTCTCTCGTTTTTGCTCCTGAAACCTCATCAGGGGCCTCAACTCGTATGCTCGAATATGAGGAGTTTGCTACATGTTATCCTAACAAAGTTAACCGAGCTTGCAGCATAAAAGGGAAATATTTGGAATCCAGGAAAAGAAAAGTGAAGAGTGTGAGAAGTCTTTACTATGCCAAGAGGAAGCGTATCAGAAGCAAACCATTTGAGTCAAGTAATCGTGACTTTGCACACTATTCAGACATAGCTAATGGAAGTATTTATGGCTGTGGAGATCAATTAAACCTTCAGAATCAACATCATGAAGATAATATTTTTCCAGCTGAACATATATTGAACTGCCATGAGTCCTCACAGACCGGTTATGACAATGAACAAGGTGTCTTTCCTGAAATACTTAGGTTTACCTCTAATACTATAAGGGGTTCTGATGCTCATCCTACCTGCCACACTGAGCATATTGGTTCAGTTGAAGATGAATGTTGTCCCAATGGAATAGTGGATAGGGGCTATCTATATGATTTCAAAGATAATGTTTCACTCGAGTTAGTTGACAAAGAACAGTTGAACAATGAGTTTTTGGAGGAGAATCTACCTTCATTCCATGTTTCTAACGATGATCTTGAAGACAAATTGATCCAACCATTGCCTACTGATGACTCATGTGACAAAGATGCAACAGACACAAAACCCTTAGTTGCTACTTCTAAAAGTGAGAATTATGATGCTATTCAAGAAAACAATAACACGGGCACACATATTCCTGGATCAGGAGACACAGTCCATCAGGTTGGATGTTCATCTACTTTACCTGTTGTGCCTCCTTTAGGGGAAATTAGAAACATTCCCTTAGAAAATATGCCTATGGATATGCATCTTGAAAGCTCAGGAGTTGTTGGAGTTGATGCTAACATTGATAAATTAGGATGCAGTAATATGTCCTCAAATGCCACTCGGGGTGATGTTATCTCTGATGTTGGATTAAGTTCACCTATGATCCAAGAAAATGACCTCATGGATTTCTCTAGTGCATTCATGGATTTTTCTGGTGATGATGGTCTCATGTTTGTTGATATTGGCGAAAAAGATACTGGAGATTCATCTTGTCTAAATGGACTAAGCTCCATTTTCTTAAGTTCTCCTAGTGATTCACACGAAGATTGTCCAGCTAATTCAAATGATCCAGAAGATATAGTGAACTTGGATGGTTTTATTAAGATTCCTGATGGAGGCTTTCTTGATGAAGCAAGCAAAGACAGTCATCAGGTTGATTTCCTCTATAAGAATGATCTAATTGACCAATATTCCTTGCAAAATGTGCCAGTTGTATCTTCAGAAGTCtcactttctgctgaacatcatCAAGGACCTCTAATTTGCACACTGAACACTGAGGACCATGATATACCATGCAATGATGATTTTCTTTTACCTACTCAAACAGCGACGCAATTCTCTTCGCCTACTAAATCATTGTCTAGAAATGTTGAGTGTTCTTTAGGGGATTTTGGCAAAATAGTACAGGAACAACTACCAAATCCACAACCAATTGTGTCTAGCACTGCATTACTGCCTTCTTCGTTACCCAAAGTAGGATTCTTGCACTTATCTAATGATGGCAGGCTAGAAGCTAAATCGTTTGAAAGGACCATCATGGCTGGTGTATCTGGAGATGCAGGCTTTGATGCTAATGAAAGAAAGGCTTGCATACAGCCTATATTATCACATTCTGTGGCAGGTGGTTCTTTGCATGGAGAAAATGCAACTCATAATTTAGAAAAACATTGTAACTTTGATGCTTCTATCAATCCATCTCTGGATAATTCAGCCCCTGGACATGATCGTGATAAACATTACACATTAATAGCTGGTGGTTGTAAACCTGAATTTGATATACAAGGTACCATAGAAAATTATGCTCCACCGCATTCAGAACTAGCTATGTCTAACTTGGGCAATTCACAACCCATCCCAGCTCTCTCTACTTCAGATCAAGAGGTTCAGGATTCTGAAATTGAAGATGATGTACCCTATTTTGCTGATGTTGAAGCATTG ATACTTGATATGGATCTAGGTCCATATGATCAAGAATCTTGTCTATTTACCAAAGAAG TTTCACTTTATCAGCCTCTAGAGAGCAGGAAGGCAATGATGAAGTTGGAGCAAGGCGCCCGTTCTTTTATGAACAGGAAAATATCAGTGCACGATTCGTTTGCAGTTTTTTATGGTCGCTTTATGAAGTACTTCTTTAAAAAGCGTGAG GTTCTACTTGGGAGAGGGACAAGTGAAAGAGAAGTTGATATTGACTTGAGAGAAGAAGGACATGTTAATAAGATATCTCGACGCCAG ATCTCCAAGTGTGGATCCCAGGAATCTCAGAGCTGA